From the Aquirufa lenticrescens genome, the window GAAGAATATACATTACCGGAACATTTAGATATTTTGGTTAAAAACAAGTACTTGCCTTCCTCTGTCACCTTAGAATTACTGGAGGATTTCATTGACTTACAGCCAGGTAGATTTAAATTAATCAAGAACTATTCTTCTGGTATGCGTCAAAAAATCAAACTCGGATTTGCACTACTTTCAGACAGACCAGTCCTTTTGCTAGATGAACCGACAACAAATTTTGATGATCAAGCTAAAAATTGGTTCTTTAATCGACTTGAACAACAGCGACATAAATTAATCATTGTTGCTTCCAACGAGACGCGAGAGATTGATTTTTGCGAAGAGAAAATAGCCATTCAAGATTTCAAATAAGAAATCTGAGTCTTAGGCGAATCGCACCTACTAGTAATGTAATAAATCCTACAAAGAAAAATAAATCGCTAAAGCTTATAACTCCCATGCTCATTCGGTTATAATGAGAGGACAGATCTATAAAGTCCAAGCCTACTTCCTTAGCTCCTTGCCACCAAACAAAATTCATTCCAAGTCCTATTATAAAAGCCACAGGCTGCTTTTTACTTAGACTTGAGGCAAATAATCCCATTGCCACAAAACAAAGAACCAGTAAAAACAAGGCTACAAAACCTCCTATAATCAAGGAAGAATCATAATTATTTTCAGGCAAACCCAAAAAGGAAATTGATTGTATAAAAAGGATACTCGGTAATAAAGTACAAACAATAATAAAAGCCAAGGCACCAAACTTTGCTAGAAGAATCTGATGGTTAGTTATAGGCAAAGAACGTAATAACTGAAAAGTCCCTCGATCCATTTCTTCTGAGAAACTATTCATAGAAAGTGCAGGAACAAAGAATAGGAAAAACCAAGGACTTAAATCAAAGAAGACCGTTAATTCTGCAAATCCGTAATCTAGCAGATTTCCATCTATCACCCAAACGTAGACTCCCATTAAAATAAAAAAAGACGAGATGGTTCCCCAGCCCATCCAAGAGCTAAAAAAAGCCAACACGTCTTTCTTTAAAAGAGTGAACATCTTATTCAAAAATAGGTTTTTCACGCTTCACAACAGCGGATACGATTAGGCCTAATAAGAAATTGAAAATTACACTCATGATAACTACAATAACAAACTGCATTCCTGGATTCATAAACATAGCTGTCATTTCCTCTGCACTTTGAATTTGACTTGCACTCATTCCTTGATCCTCCATACGCTCTCTGGCGATATCCATTTGGCGCTGAATGACTGTATTATCAATAAACTGAATATAAATGTAATTAAATCCACCCGCTACTAAACCGCTAATCGCACCCAGTAAGGTAGCTAAACCTAAACCTTGGCCATAACTGATATAGCCTTCATTTTGCTCTCTATATTCACGTAAGCAGAGATAAGAGATTGTAACCGATAACACCAATGACCAAACCGTAGAAATCCAGCTTATGGATTCTTGAAATTGTTCAGCCCAGCCCATTACGTTAACAAGTGTTGAAAATAGGAAACTTAATAATCCATTAATAAAGCCGTATTTTAAGGCGATAATAGATGATGAGGCAGTTGATTCAGATGTGTTTTCCATACTTATTTTTTATAGTACAATGAAATTAATAAATTAGGCAGGAATCCTAAAGCAATCTTTTGGGAAAAATCATCTTTAGCGATACTGTAGGCATCGATCGACTTTATCCCCGCGTGCAAACTATTGTAATATTCCCCTCCTTCTTGACTGACAATAACTTCTTTATAAGAATTCAATTCTAAAAGACTTTGCTGAATATAGGCATCTAATAGGTGAATTCCAGCAGGAGACTGAAAGAAGAAATACAAGAAATAGGCACTAAATAGAGCTGTAACGAAAATCAACATATATTGAAGTGCGAAATAGACTAAAAAATGCTTCTTTTGATCGCCATTACGTTTTGGGAAACGTGTGACATACCACCATTGAAAAAATAATAGGAAAACATAGGTGGGCGCTTTTTTACCTCCAATAGGAATTATCCCAAACTGCTGTAAAATTAGACCATAAAAGACCATAAAGATTATAAACAGAAAGGCATATAAGACAAATCGTCCTATTTCGGCAAACCAATTATTGACCATAAGTATAAGTTAAACCGTTAAATACACCCACTAATCTATGCTGCAAGGTCGATCCAATAAAGATGGAGTTCTTTGATTTAGAGACGATATCTTTGCTTGTGTAAACATGTGAATCTGGTGCCAAAATGAAACCTTTCATCGTTTCACCTACCTTCAACTCAGGCAGCTGAATTCCTAAGAAAGCGGCAGCACCATGAGATAAATACTTATCAATATTCGCTAAACCTTGTCTCTTCGCTTCGTCAATAAAGGTTAATGCTAACGTTTCTAATCCAATCGTACCGAAAGCGGCTTGATCGAACTCTAACTCTTTACTTTCCACCTCCACAGGATGATGATCTGAAACAACAGCCATAATTGTCCCCTCTTTCAAACCTTGCCATAAAGCGGAGCGATCAGCTTCTGTTCTAAGTGGAGGGTTCACCTTTTTCATGGTATCAAAATCAGATACCGCATCTTCTGTAAAAATAAGAGAGTAGATAGCCACGTCAGCGGTCACAGGTAATCCCGCTTTCTGAGCATCGCTAATCAACCGGACTGATTCAGCAGTAGAGATACAAGAAAAATGGAGGGAGAAATCCGGATTTGCTAGGCCAAATGAATGTTGCATCACATAGGCCAATAAATCCAAATCACGCTTTACGTGCATCGTTTCAGCGAGCACAGGGATTCCTTTTAAACCTAAGAGCGTACTTTGAAGTCCTTCATGTATTTGGCCAAATAAGGACAAACCTTTTACATCTGGACGTGAAATAACTTTCGCGGCTAAAGGCTGCAAATATTGCAGGCACTTTAACATTAAGTCTGTGTCTTGCAATGAGCCTGCTCCATGACTAAACCAGGATGCTCCTGCCTGATGTAAATCCATCAAATCACTAAAGTTTTCCGCTTTATTCCCAATTGTTAGTGGCGCCACGGGATAACATTTTACTCCTGATCCTGCTAATTTCTCAACAATATATTCAATAGCCTCAGGTTGTTGAGGCACCGGATCACCCGTAGGAAGAAGCAAAAAGTCTAAAACCCCACCCTTCCAAGCTGCCGATTGTAAACTAGTCCAATCTTCCTTGTGTTCCCCACCCGGTAAAGTGTTGTGAACACGAAGATCGACTACAGAAGGGAACCATTGGAGATCGCTGTTAGATATAACTAAATCAGCCTCAGCTTTAATCTGTGGAGCAATTTCTACCCACTGACCATTAGAAGCTAATAAATCCACTTTCTTTCCGTAAAAAGAAGACCGGCTATCTTGAATTAAAATCTGTTTGAATAAGATCCGCATTTGTTTTTGGCTTATAAAAAAACCCTGATTAACAGGGTTTTAAAATCAATGTCCGATAAAGGATTTGTATGTTTCAACATCCATCAATTGGGATAAATCACCAGCGTCAGCCGCTTTGATTTTCACAACCCAACCATCACCGTAAGGATCCGAGTTAATTAATTCTGGACTGTTGTTTAAGGCTGTGTTGAATTCTACAATTTCACCAGCGACTGGCAAGAACAAATCTGAAACCGTCTTAACCGCCTCTACTGTTCCAAAAACACCGTCTTTCGCAATCGTCTGACCTACCGTCTCTACTTCTACGAAAACGATATCTCCTAACTCACTTTGAGCGAAGTCTGTGATACCTACGATAGCTACATCGCCATCTACTTTAATCCACTCGTGTTCTTGAGTATATTTTAATTCGCTTGGAAAATTCATATGATTATTATTTGCTTACAAAGGTCACTAAAATCTCGATTTTTTGCAAACGATTTTAGATTATTCACTTAAACTATACCGGATCTGGAAACCACCTGCCACGGTTGAACGGTAGAAGGAATTAGAAACCAAGGGGTTATTCATCATCTTGTCAAAATAAGCTGTAACCGTTAACTTATTATTCACATTATAACTCAGTTGTGGACGGAATTGGAAATTTACAAAACCTTGTGTCACGATGGTCTCTGCATCTAATTTACGCTGCAACGTTCGCGTATCTCGAATCGTTAAATTCATATTGAAGCGTAAGTCATTAGGTAATCGAACGGCGCGGCCATTAATTTTGAATGGAATCAACATATTGGATTTAGTAAATCCTACTGCGACCGTAAAATCCTTATTGGCTAACTCGGCCACTTGCGAATTTGCTAAATTCAACCCTACATTACGATCTTGGTTATACTCTAAACGTAAGGATATTTTACTCTTTGTCACGGCATTCACCCCAATCAAAGGAGAAAAACGTTCTACAAATGAAATCGTACTCATCACATATACCGGTATTAAGGTATTGGTGACAGGATCAAATCGAGACGAAAGTGGGTACAATAGACTATTTAACGTTAAATTCATGTAGTCCGTTGTAAATTGTCCGTATTCTAATGATGAGACAAAATTTCCAACATTATACGTACTGGAATACATATGGGAGATCGTAAATGATGCAAACTTATTCTTAATTCCAGGTAATAAATTCAATCCATTATAATCCACTTTCCAGTTTGGTAATGGGATATCGTAGAAAGGCGAATATTTAACCGTGTTTGCCGAAACACCAGAATATGCCGCAAAAAAGGCGGGGATTAATACATCTTGAGAGTTCTGGTTGTAGGTTCCTATTTCGGTTGATTTAGTGCGATTAAGACGCGACAATAAGATGGAGCGATTAGATCTAAACTCTTCGAAAACCGTTTCAGGATTTGAAAAAGCTGTCATAAAGGACAGGAATGACATCGAGTAGTTTCCTGAACGAATTGGACTTTGGGATTTGAAAGGACCATTCGCAACCTCTGGTCGGTAGAATTCCTGGTAATTATCTCCTTTGTTATAATTCCCATCTACTTGAATCCGTAAATCTTTCGTAGGTTCTAATTGAGTTGAATACGTTAATTTTTGCGTACGCAATTGAGTGAAAGGGGTATTCTGAACCGAACTTCGAGTTAACCAGCCATTTTCAGCTGCCTTGAAACGAATCCCATCATCCTGTCCCCCACTGATAAAATCAAATCCTGGAGCCTGATTCAAGGCATTCATTCCAAGCATACCTGGATTAGGCATAAAACCAGGTAGTGTGGTTGATTCATTGATGGCGTAATTCACTTGAATACCCCGAAGCGTTAACAATAAACGGGTGATAGATTTAAGCGCACCTTTGGCAGGAATCACAATATCCTCTTCGTCACCAGGATTTCGGGCCACATTTTTACCAAAGGAACGAGGACTATTTGCCCAACGTAAAGCCTTAACCCGATTATATAAGGCCACAAAATCTACCTTTCCATTAATGGCTTGTTCTCTCGTATTTTTAATAATATTTCCAAATGGTAAGCCTAATGAATCTCGGATATCAAACGAATTGGCAAAATAATTATACCCAACCCGATGCGTATAATCCGCATTCATCCAATCCGTTAGCACCGATTTCTGTAGTGGCAATCGCCAAACCATTCCTGCCTGTTGATCAAAACTTTTTGCTCTACCTAAAGCGCGTAAACTAATCATCACCGAATCACGCTTTTCTTGTGTATCCAAGTCACCAATCGGTTCATCAATGATCGAATTCACCTGCGCATTATAATTCAGTACCATGCTCTTGGTTAAATTCCAATTCAGCGCATATTGGCGATTAAAGAACCAATACTTCTCAAATTGTGGAGCCACACCAAGCGTGGTAAATTCCGCATTTCGCATTTGTGTCTTGATAAAACTGCGATCCATATCTAATCGAACCATCAACGAAGAAGGAACTAGATTCAGATTGAA encodes:
- a CDS encoding ABC transporter permease, yielding MFTLLKKDVLAFFSSWMGWGTISSFFILMGVYVWVIDGNLLDYGFAELTVFFDLSPWFFLFFVPALSMNSFSEEMDRGTFQLLRSLPITNHQILLAKFGALAFIIVCTLLPSILFIQSISFLGLPENNYDSSLIIGGFVALFLLVLCFVAMGLFASSLSKKQPVAFIIGLGMNFVWWQGAKEVGLDFIDLSSHYNRMSMGVISFSDLFFFVGFITLLVGAIRLRLRFLI
- a CDS encoding DUF4199 domain-containing protein, with the translated sequence MENTSESTASSSIIALKYGFINGLLSFLFSTLVNVMGWAEQFQESISWISTVWSLVLSVTISYLCLREYREQNEGYISYGQGLGLATLLGAISGLVAGGFNYIYIQFIDNTVIQRQMDIARERMEDQGMSASQIQSAEEMTAMFMNPGMQFVIVVIMSVIFNFLLGLIVSAVVKREKPIFE
- a CDS encoding ABC transporter ATP-binding protein, giving the protein MEILVQNLSKKFRQEFVLKSFSHSFKSGRSYAITGPNGSGKSTLLQLIAQFTLPNSGTVEMTGIDPELAYSHITYAAPYVELIEEYTLPEHLDILVKNKYLPSSVTLELLEDFIDLQPGRFKLIKNYSSGMRQKIKLGFALLSDRPVLLLDEPTTNFDDQAKNWFFNRLEQQRHKLIIVASNETREIDFCEEKIAIQDFK
- a CDS encoding dihydroorotase, encoding MRILFKQILIQDSRSSFYGKKVDLLASNGQWVEIAPQIKAEADLVISNSDLQWFPSVVDLRVHNTLPGGEHKEDWTSLQSAAWKGGVLDFLLLPTGDPVPQQPEAIEYIVEKLAGSGVKCYPVAPLTIGNKAENFSDLMDLHQAGASWFSHGAGSLQDTDLMLKCLQYLQPLAAKVISRPDVKGLSLFGQIHEGLQSTLLGLKGIPVLAETMHVKRDLDLLAYVMQHSFGLANPDFSLHFSCISTAESVRLISDAQKAGLPVTADVAIYSLIFTEDAVSDFDTMKKVNPPLRTEADRSALWQGLKEGTIMAVVSDHHPVEVESKELEFDQAAFGTIGLETLALTFIDEAKRQGLANIDKYLSHGAAAFLGIQLPELKVGETMKGFILAPDSHVYTSKDIVSKSKNSIFIGSTLQHRLVGVFNGLTYTYGQ
- the gcvH gene encoding glycine cleavage system protein GcvH → MNFPSELKYTQEHEWIKVDGDVAIVGITDFAQSELGDIVFVEVETVGQTIAKDGVFGTVEAVKTVSDLFLPVAGEIVEFNTALNNSPELINSDPYGDGWVVKIKAADAGDLSQLMDVETYKSFIGH